The Candidatus Neomarinimicrobiota bacterium genome contains the following window.
TCAAAGGGGAGCCCATTCTGGAGCACAATCTGCCTGAAAAATAAAGTCACCGCCTGAGAGGCGGGCAGTCCCAGGTTGCGCAGAACTTTCTCGGCATCACGCTTGAGAGAGGGTTCCATCCTTACCGAAATCGAAGCATTCCTGGCCACCAGTATTCACCTCCTTTGCGCTGAAAGTATGGCTGTTGTAATGACAATGCAGCACATATTTCGCAAGAATATGGGTACTGGATGTTGGATATTGGATGCTTGCCCTGAGTCTGCCATCGGCGTGGTCAGCGGTCAGTAGAGATCGCCACACCCCGTCCCGAAGGTTCGGGACGGGATTCGCGATGACAGGAGGGAGGAGAGGCACCGCTCAGCCGAACGCTCAGTGCGACGGGTGTGGGAGAGCCGGGTTCAGGCGCCTAACGCCATCATGCTGCGGCTGCGGGGGAAAGAATAGTGGTCAGCGGTTAGCGCTTAGCATTGTCGCACTGAGCCTGTCGAAGTGCGATAACTGAGCCCGCCGCCCTTCGACTGAGCTCAGGACGACGTCCTTCGATCATTCGATTCGCCATCTGGCGGACTGGGGTGGGTTTTCCCAGTACTCCAGAACTTCGGCATCGCATGCGACTGCTCCTCTGTTTACAGTTAGACAGGATC
Protein-coding sequences here:
- a CDS encoding type II toxin-antitoxin system RelB/DinJ family antitoxin, which codes for MARNASISVRMEPSLKRDAEKVLRNLGLPASQAVTLFFRQIVLQNGLPFEVKLPNKVTREALQDAVKGRDLTSYASVEELFEDLGI